The following nucleotide sequence is from Scheffersomyces stipitis CBS 6054 chromosome 4, complete sequence.
CTACTAGCTTCCAAGATAAACTGTCCAAAAGTAAAGGTAGCGTTCTTTGTCTTTTCCACGTCGTACTTCAGAAATGACTTCGTAATCCTGCTCAAATATATCAAGCATTCTATAAACGAGTCGAACTTGAGTCTGCTACTTGGAAGAGCAGAACTTTCAGTACCAAATTTCTCAAAGATAGCGGCTTCAGTTTTAATGTTCAACTTATAGCCTGACCGATTCAATAATACCTGAAACTCACCAAAGCTAATATCCCCAGACTTATCCTTATCTACCACAGAGAACAACTCTCTACATTGAGCCAAGTACCGAAAAAGGACTACAAACTGTTTGAAGTTTATCGAATCATTTCCTTCTGCAACCACTCTCATCATCAGAGTGATTGTAGAAGATCTAAACTTGGTATTGTCAAAATTCATGAGTGCACCAGACAATTCTCTGGCAGATAACTTACCTGAATGATTCTTGTCtacattgttgaaaataACATAAAGTTCTTGCTCCAGTACATCAGCTGCTGGTATCGAATTGGTTCTCAGCAGTTTTCTCTCCGGAGTTTGAGAGTAAATAGTGTTATCACTTAGACTTCTCTGTTTACGAATATTTAATGGGGCAGTAGGTTGATCAAAACTATTCGAAGAGGCAATTGAAGGAGGAGGCAGTTGATTttgctgaaattgttgcgattgctgaaattgttgCGATTGCTGAAATGGTTGCGATTGCTGAAATGGTTGCGATTGCTGATATTGTTTCGAATGCTGAGGTTGTTTAGAAGATTGAGGTTGTTGAGGTCGAAGTTGAAACAGttgatgttgctgttgttgaggCTGGGGCcatttttgttgaagtGGTTGAAGGTCGTAATTCAGTCTAGGAACATTGCGGCCAGAATTCGGAACTGGATATGGCGAAGGCAGTTTGCTAGACAGAACTTGATAACCTGAAGATCCTGACAGTGCTCTACGAGACTGCTGTCCCATAGAGGGTGAATTCAGTTGCCGATATTGGTGATAATTCTGGCTATTCATAGAGGTAGCTCTTGGTTGCGCTTGATGTTGCCTTAAGGGAACAGCTTGGGATTGTGGGGAATGGCTTGGTAAGCTCTTCCTATGTTCTCTAGCTGGTTTCTCTAAAACCTGAAAGGGCGTGGGGAATGATGGCAATTCGTCTACAGGCATTGTTAATATATTGCTGAAGTATACATAGATATGATAAACAATTAATATACAAGATGAATACTATAGGAGATCAGATGAAGACACTGTGGTACACTGATTACATCTTGATTCAAATCTTGGATATTTTTTAGATCATATCGAGATCATTTAGCAATTATACCAACCATTTCCAATACCAAGAGGAATTATTTTCGGTGGGTTCTTTCTCCTCATTTCGCCCAGTCTTGCAATGAAGTAGATAAGAAATGAACAAGTCCACCTCGCAATTGGTCATTTATTTCGTCTACAGCAAAATCGGTTTCCGTATACTTCAGAATCTGGCTTTATTAGACTCATCGATCAGGGCATGGGTTGCTAAATTTGTTAGGGGCGCAGATAGCTATTTTTAACACACAAGCGGCGGTGTTCAAGTTGGGTTCCCTTGTGTCGAAGGCTGCTTGTTTTCAGTTAAACAATACAACTAAATTCAGACAAAAttacttgaagatattcaCTTGATTATTGTTCTTAGTTCTCGTTGATCCAGAGTCCTTGGATTGAAAGAGTTGAGGAATTCGGAGCTGCATCGTCAGCACGAAGTTAAAAAAAAGGATCATTTCTTTTTTGCTTACATTAACCAGGTGATAGACATTAACCAAATGATAGTTGTAGAATTCTACTAAAAGTGATTCTCAAGAATATCGAAAGGTTTCTTCCAATAAATTTATCAAGATCTGGATTTTCGTAGCCAGAGCAGTTTATGCATATTGAAAGTGCTCTTCAAATTA
It contains:
- a CDS encoding predicted protein (go_function calcium ion binding); its protein translation is IFNNVDKNHSGKLSARELSGALMNFDNTKFRSSTITSMMRVVAEGNDSINFKQFVVLFRYLAQCRELFSVVDKDKSGDISFGEFQVLLNRSGYKLNIKTEAAIFEKFGTESSALPSSRLKFDSFIECLIYLSRITKSFSKYDVEKTKNATFTFGQFILEASSFYP